The nucleotide sequence CATCACGATCGGCCCATTGAGCCGCATGTCGGCGTGGCCCTTCAGTTGCGAGGTCAGCACTTCGGGCATGTCGATGGCGAAATCCACCGGGATGGTCTGCCGCTCGATCGGCGCCGCCGGCGCGGTCGCCTTGATGTCGAACTTGATCGGGCGATTGCCGGCGCGCGCGGTGCCGGTGAAATCGACCTTGCGGTCGCGGCCGGCGATGGCATCGGCGTTGATGGCGCTGATGCGTCCCTCGACCCGGTCGCGGACACGCGAGAACGCAACTTCGCCATCGGTGATCTTGATGCGGTCGATGGCCGCGCCATCCATGTCCACCGCAACGGCGGCCGGCGTCGACGGCGGATTGGTATTCGGCAGGCGCTCGCGCAGCAGCGGCTGGTAGAGCACCGGATGGGTGATGATGAGCTCACTGATCTTCGGCCGGCCCGACCACACGCTGGACAGCGTCATGTCGGCTTGCACGCTGTCGACCGTCAGGCGCGTGATGCCGCTGCGGTCCTTCGGATCCTGAAGCGTGAGGTCGTTCAGCGTCACGTTCAGCGTGGGCCACAGGCTGACCTTGGTCGTGCCGTCGATCGACAGGCGATAACCTGTCGCGCTCTCGACGCGCGATGCAATCGTCGATGTCAGGAAGCCCGGGGGGATCCCGACCACGAGGAGAAGCGCGATCACGATGATGACGGCGGCAACCGCCGCCCCGGCGAATTTCACTGCTCTCATGTCGACTTTCCAACGATGGACAAGCGGCACCGAACCCGGTCGGTCGCCCGTCTGCGCGGGAGTTTATCCCGGGACGGGAAGCCGCTCCAAGCGGCCAAAAATAGTCAGGAGGTGCTGCAAAGTTATGTGACTTATGACACACTTATCCGGTGCGGCTTTGACGCGATTCTGATGTTGATGGTTCCAAGGGGTTTGCCAACGGATTGCCAAAGGAATTGATAGGCGAATTGATAAGGGAATTTTGAGATGAGCAAGCAGGCCGAATTTGCGGTCATTCTGAAGATGAACCCGATGTTCGCGGATCTCGGGGCCGACGAACTCCAGAGACTGTCCAACCTCTGCCACACTCAGCTCCTGGCGAACGGCGAGGTCCTGTTCCAGAAGGGCGATCCTGGCGATGCGCTGTTCGGCGTGCGCCGCGGGCAGATCCGCATCGAGACCGGCGCCGCCGACGGCAGCCGGCTTACGCTGAATTTCATGGGCCCCGGCGATCTGTTCGGCGAGGTCGCGGTGCTGGACGGCCAGAATCGCACGGCGGACGCGACGGCCGGCGAAGCCAGTGAGCTGTTCGTGCTGCGGCGCGAGGATTTTCTCGCCTTCCTCGAGCGCGAGCCGAAGGTCGCGATCAAGCTCATCGCGTTGCTCTGCCAGCGCATCCGCTGGCAGAGCGAGCGCATGGAGGAATCCATGCTGCAGCCGCTGCCGGTGCGGCTCGCGCGGCGGCTCTGCGCGCTCGCCGCCGATTTCGGCTCCGAGGTGCACATCTCGCAGGAGCAGCTCGGCATCTTCGTCGGCGCCGCACGCGAAAGCGTCAACCGCCAGCTTCAGGCCTGGCGCAAGGACGCGATCCTCGATCTCCAGCGTGGCCGCATTCTCCTGAAGAACATGACGAGGCTGACGTCGATCGCGCGGAATGAGTAGCCAGAGCGAGCCTGGTCCTCCATCTACTCCGCCGGATGCGCGACCTTCTTCGACGCGTGCGCTGCTTCCGCCGGCGCGGCGCCGGGGGGCGAAGCCGCGTGTTGATCCGCGGTCTCGGCATCCTCGCTGTGCACGATCAGCCGCTTGCCGAAGCGCCAGAACAGGACGCCGATGTCGTCCATCACCATGAACATCGCCGGCACGAACACCAGCGACAGGATGGTGGAGAACAAGAGGCCGCCGATCACCGCGAGCGCCATCGGCGAGCGGAATTCGCCGCCGGCGCCGACCGCGAGCGCGCTCGGCGTCATGCCGGCGACCATCGCGATCGTGGTCATCACGATCGGGCGGGCGCGCTTCATGCCGGCGTCGATCATCGCGTCTTCGCGCGTCTTGCCGGCGTGGATCGCCTCGATCGCGAACTCTACCAGCATGATCGCGTTCTTGGTCACGATGCCCATCAGCATCAGGATGCCGATCCAGACCGGCGTGGTGAGCTGCTTGCCGGTGACGAGCAGCGCGGCGATCGCGCCGCCGATCGACAGCGGCAGCGAGAACAGGATGGTTATCGGTTGCAGGAAGGTGCCGAACAGCAGCACCAGCACCGCATAGACCATCATCAGGCCCGCGGTGATCGCGGTGGCAAAGCCGTCGGACAGTTCGTTCAGGCTCTCGGCGTCGCCGGACGGTGAGACCTTCACGCCCTTCGGCAGGCTCTTCATCACCGGCAGCTCGTAGATCTTCTTGGTGGCATCGCCCAGCGCCGCAGAGCCGACGAGATCGGCGGCGACGGTCGCCTGGCGTTCACGGTCGTAGCGGTTGATGCTGGTCGGGCCTTGGTCGAGCTTGACGTCGGCGATGACCGAGAGCGGCACGCCGCCCTTTTCGCCGTGCTCGCCGAGCGGCACGCGGAGCTGTTCGAGCGTCTTGAGATTGCCGCGCGCGGCGTCCTCGAGCTGCACGCGGATCGGCACCAGGCGGTCGCCGACGTCGAACTTGGCGAGCGCGGGGCCGACGTCGCCGATGGTCGCGACGCGGATCGTCTGCGACAGGCTTTCGGTCGAGACGCCGAGGCGCGCGGCGAGGTCGGCGCGCGGCTCGATGCGCAGCTCCGGCCGCTCCAGCGCGGTCTCCGAGATCACGTTGGAGATGGTCGGAATCCGCTTTATCTGCGTCGCGAGCTCGCTTGCGACGTTGTTGACGATGTTGGCGTCGACGCCGGTCACGACCAGCGAGATTGCGCGCAGGCCGTTCTCGTCCAGGAACCAGAAGCGGATGTCGGGGATGTTCTCGAGCTCCTGGCTGATCGAGAATTCGAGCTCGCGCTGGGTGATGTCGCGTTCGGTCTTGGGCGTATAGTTGATGATCAGGGCGGCGCGGCGCACCTCCTGCGTCCCCGGCGGGACACGGCCGCCGTCGACGAAGATGCTCTTCACCTCCGGACGCTTGCGCAGGCGCGCGACGATGTCTTCGGTGACCTTCTCGGTGTAGGCGAGCTGGGTGCCGGGCGGCAATTCGATCGCGAGCAGCGAGCGCGCACTGTCCTGCGCGGGCAGGAAGCCCTGCGGCAGCAGCGTGATGCTCCAGATCGATGCGGCGAAGATGGCAAAGCCGATCACCACGGTGATGAAATAGTGCTTCACCGACCAGGCCACGATCTTGTGGTAGGTGCGCAGCACGCGGCCCGGCGGCGGCTCCGCGTGATTGTGGTGCTTGAGGAAGTAGGCCGCCAGCATCGGCGTGACGAAGCGCGCCGCCAGCAGCGAGAAGAACACCTGCACCGAGACGGTGATGCCGAATTGCTTGAAGAACTGGCCGGCGATGCCCGACATGAAGCTCGCCGGCGCGAAGATCGCGATGATGGTGAGCGAGATCGCGATCACCGCGAGGCCGATTTCATCAGCGGCTTCGAGTGCTGCACGATAAGGCGATTTGCCCATGTTCATGTGCCGCACGATGTTCTCGATCTCGACGATGGCATCGTCGACCAGAATACCCGTCGACAGCGTGATGGCGAGGAAGCTGACGAGGTTAAGCGAGAAACCGAGGATGTCCATCGCCCAGAACGCCGGGAAGATCGACAGCGGCAGCGAGATCGCGGCGATGATGGTGGCGCGCAGGTCGCGCAGGAACAACAGCACGATGATGACGGCGAGGATCGCGCCTTCGAACAGGGTCGAGATCGCCGCCTCGTAATTGCCCTTGGTGTATTCGACCGAGGTGTCGATCAGCTTGAGGTCGACGTCCGGATAGGCGGCCTTGAGCACGTCGATGCGCTTCTGCACGGCGGCGGCGACCACGACGTCGCTGGCGCCCTTGGAGCGCTTGATGCCGAGTGCCACGACCGGCTCGCCGTTGAAGCGGGCGAAGGTGCGGCGGTCGGCGATGGTGTCGGTGACGGTACCGAGATCGTCGAGCCGGACCTCGCCGCCGCCGAACAGCGGGATCATGGTGCCGGTGAGATCGCCCAGCGTCTTGGCGCCGGCAAGCGTGCGGATCGCCTGGTCATTCTTGCCGATCTCGGCCCGGCCGCCGGCGACGTCGACATTGGTGCCGCGCAAGCTCTGGCTGACATTGACGGCAGTCAGCCCCATCGCCTGCAGGCGGTCGGGATCGAGCGAGACCAGGATCTCGCGCTCGACACCGCCGATGCGCTCGACCTGGGCGACGCCGCGCACGCCCTGCAGCGCGCGCTTGACCACGTCGTCGACGAAATAGGAAAGCTGCTCCGGCGTCTTGCCGGGCGAGATCGCGGCGTAGGTGACGATCGGCAGGCCGATCACGTCGACGCGCTGGATCAGCGGCTCGGTGACGTTCTGCGGCAGGTTGGAGCGCACGCGCGTGACGGCGTCCTTGACGTCGTTGAGCGCGCGGTCGGTGTTGGTCTCGAGCGCGAACTGGATCGTGGTGACCGACAGGCCGTCGGTGATCGACGAGGTGATGTGCCGCACACCCTCGACGCCGGAGACCGCGTCTTCAACCGTCTTGGTGACCTGGGACTCAAGCTCGGCGGGCGCCGCGCCAAACTGCGATACCGCGACCGAGATCACGGGAATATCGGCCGAGGGCAGCCGCGTCACCGCAAGCTTGGTGAAGGAGACCCAGCCGAGGATCAGGAGGATGATCGAAAAGACGACCGACGGCAGCGGATTGCGGATCGACCATGCCGAAATATTGAGAGCCATCAGCGTACTCGCGATCGATCGATTTCATCGGCGAAGACAGTCTTGATCTGGTCGCCGTCATGCAGCGAAGAGCCGGCGTCGGCCACGACGATTTCGCCGACGTCGAGCCCTTCCAGGATTTCCGTCGAGCTGTCGGACGTCAGTCCGACCCGCACCTTGCGCGTCTCGACCGTATTGCCTTTGACCACCTGGACGGTGAGATGGTCAATGGCGGTCTTGGGAACCGCAACGCCGCAGCTTCGCTTGGCGTCGATCGAGGCGCGGGCGAACATGCCGACCTTCAGCGACGGATTGTTGGTGACGCTGATGCGGACGCGCCCGAGCTGGGTGGCGCGGTCGATTTCGGGCGACACCAGCCGGACCCGTCCGATCAGATCGGGCGCGTCGTCGCGGCTGATCCGCACGGTGGCGCCGGGGCTGAGCTTGGGCATGTGCACGGCCGGAACCTGCGCGTCGAGCTCGATCTCGCCGTTGACGGCGATGCGGAACATCGGACCCGCCTGCGGCGAGGCCGGCGCACCGACGATGGTGCGGACTTCGGTGACGAGACCCGGCGCCGGCGCCTTCAACGAGATCGGGCCTTGCTGACCTGGCCGTGCCGGCTGGCCCGGAATCTGCGGCGGCGCCGTCAGGCGCGCCAGCTCCTGGTTGTCGGTGACAACGGCGCCTTCCGTGACGAAGACATCGGTGACCCTGGATCCCTCCTGGTCGGCCACGACCACGGCTTCGCGTCGCGGCACGAAGAAGCCGGTCACCCGCACCAGATCGGAGAAGCAGGCGTTGGTCGCCTTCGTCACGACGACGAGCGCCTGGTTCGGCGTTTCCTTCACTTCGGGACGATGCCGATGCTCGAACAAGTAATAGCCGACGCCGAGCGCAATGATGAGCGCCACGGTTGCGGCAGGCTTGAGATATTCGGTGGCCTTCATCGCCGGATCATCCTGGCCTGGCTCACGGCCGTCCGCACGAGGCCTGCTGAGAGCGTTTCCCTGAAACAAAGCGGCGTCCCGCAAGGCTGCGGGACGCGCTCCGAAGGCGAGACTTTACACCACATCACGACGGATCACTTCGAGAATTGCGTCGTGGTCACTTCGATGCGGTGGTCTTGTTTTCCATGTTGACGACCTGCACGCGGCGGTTCACCTCCGCCATCGGCTGGCTCGGATCCTTCAGCTTGCTCTTGCCGTAGCCGACGGTGACGAGGTCGGCCGCGGGGATGCTGTACTTTTCCATGAGATAGCGCTTGATCGAATCCGCGCGGCGCTCCGACAGGTCCTGATTGTAGGCTTCGCCGCCGGCGGCGTCGGTGTGGCCGGCGACCACGAAGGTCGAGCCCTTCAGGTCCGGGCTGGTCAGCGCACGGCCGAGCGCCTGGACCGAGGACAGCGACTTGGCGCTGATATTGGCCGAGTTGTAGTCGAAGGTGATCTCGAGATCGATGTTCGGCTTGTCCTTGGCCACCGAGGCGATCTCCTCGCGCTCGGTGACCGAGAGCGAACGCGTAGCGCGTCCGCGGACGGACTGGAGCAGCTTGGTCTCCGCTGCGCTCGGCGCGGGATCGGCCTGCGGGCCGATCGAAAGGCCGCGGGTGAGGGGCTTCTTCGGCGGCGGCGCCAGGGCGCGAACGATCTCATCCTCGCTGACATTCTTGCTGTTGCCGTCATCGCCCGCGCGCACGGGTGATGGCGCCAGCGACAGGGCGGTGCCAATCGCGAAGATGGAAAGGATCGCGGTAAGTCCCTTTGCAGCCAATCTCATTGCCTGTCCCTCCTGCGCAGCCAGCGCGCGCGGTTCTAAAAAATTTGTGCAATAAGCCCCCAGAAGGCCGCTTGCGGCATCGTCAAATTAGTCGCCGGCGGGGCCGCAGGGTTCGAGGCGCGCCCCGCCTCAGCTCAAAAAAATATCAACGCACTCCGTAACTTGCGAATTCCTGAACGATGTTCGGGTCCATCGCCTTGGCATTGGCGATGTCCAGTGTACCCTCCTGCGCCGAGCCGTTGCGCTGCTTGGCGAGGCCCCGTCCATAGAGCGAGGAGGTCAGGCGCGGGTTGATCTTCAGCGCCGCGTCGAAATCGGCGATGGCATTCTTCACCGCGCCGGATTTCAGGTTGACGAGGCCCCGGCTGTCCAGCGCATCGACGAAATTCGGCCGCAGCCGCAGCGCCTCGTTGCAATCTTTCAGCGCGCCCTGGAGATCGCCGACTACGGTGCGGGTCCAGCAGCGGTTGTTCAGCGCCTCGACGTCCTTCGGATTGATCCGCAGCGTGCCGTCAAAATCCTTGATGGCGAGGTCGTAGGCGCCCTTGCTGGCATAGACTTGGCCGCGCCGGTACAGCGCGTTCACGTCATCGGGGTTGGCGGCGATCTTCGCTGTGAGGCCCTTGATCGTGGGATCGTCAGCCAGCAGGGCCTGACTCGGGCCGCTGTCGGTGCTGGTGCTCGGCGTGGCGACGGGATCGGCCGGCTTCACCGGCGGTGGCGGCGGCGGCAAGGCGGCCTCGACCTGCGGCTTCGCAGATGGGGCCGGGGCCGGCGCGACAGTCGCTTCCGCCGGCGGCTTTGGCGGAGGAGGCGGTGACGGCGGGGCGGGCGGCGCAGGCGGCGGATTGTTGGCGACCACGGCGGGTGGTGGAGCGGGAGGCGGCGGCGTTGTCGCCGCCGTCGGGCGCGATCCGCCGGCGCCTGGAATGAACGAGAAGTCCTCGGCCAATGAGGACGAGATCCAGGGCACCTGCTCGCCGCGCGAGGCGCGCGTGACGCCCATCTTGGTGCGGTTCAGCGTCTCCTCCGCCATCAGGTCGGGGACGCGGATTTCCTTGAGCAACTCCTGGACGAACAGGCTGTGGTCGCCGCCGGCGTCCGAGACCACCGAGGCCAGCGCCGCCGAATACATGACCAGCGTGCCGTTCGGCGCGATGACCGGCGTTAGCCCTGCCGAGAAGCTGCGGAACCGGCGCTCGAACGGATTGCGCCTGGAGGCATCGATCAGCGCGATCTTGACGCCGGCGCCACGGGTGTTGAGTTCGCCGAGGATGGTTTCGATGCTGAAGCCGTCGCGGCGCACGTCCGACTCG is from Bradyrhizobium sp. ISRA430 and encodes:
- a CDS encoding Crp/Fnr family transcriptional regulator → MSKQAEFAVILKMNPMFADLGADELQRLSNLCHTQLLANGEVLFQKGDPGDALFGVRRGQIRIETGAADGSRLTLNFMGPGDLFGEVAVLDGQNRTADATAGEASELFVLRREDFLAFLEREPKVAIKLIALLCQRIRWQSERMEESMLQPLPVRLARRLCALAADFGSEVHISQEQLGIFVGAARESVNRQLQAWRKDAILDLQRGRILLKNMTRLTSIARNE
- a CDS encoding efflux RND transporter permease subunit; the encoded protein is MALNISAWSIRNPLPSVVFSIILLILGWVSFTKLAVTRLPSADIPVISVAVSQFGAAPAELESQVTKTVEDAVSGVEGVRHITSSITDGLSVTTIQFALETNTDRALNDVKDAVTRVRSNLPQNVTEPLIQRVDVIGLPIVTYAAISPGKTPEQLSYFVDDVVKRALQGVRGVAQVERIGGVEREILVSLDPDRLQAMGLTAVNVSQSLRGTNVDVAGGRAEIGKNDQAIRTLAGAKTLGDLTGTMIPLFGGGEVRLDDLGTVTDTIADRRTFARFNGEPVVALGIKRSKGASDVVVAAAVQKRIDVLKAAYPDVDLKLIDTSVEYTKGNYEAAISTLFEGAILAVIIVLLFLRDLRATIIAAISLPLSIFPAFWAMDILGFSLNLVSFLAITLSTGILVDDAIVEIENIVRHMNMGKSPYRAALEAADEIGLAVIAISLTIIAIFAPASFMSGIAGQFFKQFGITVSVQVFFSLLAARFVTPMLAAYFLKHHNHAEPPPGRVLRTYHKIVAWSVKHYFITVVIGFAIFAASIWSITLLPQGFLPAQDSARSLLAIELPPGTQLAYTEKVTEDIVARLRKRPEVKSIFVDGGRVPPGTQEVRRAALIINYTPKTERDITQRELEFSISQELENIPDIRFWFLDENGLRAISLVVTGVDANIVNNVASELATQIKRIPTISNVISETALERPELRIEPRADLAARLGVSTESLSQTIRVATIGDVGPALAKFDVGDRLVPIRVQLEDAARGNLKTLEQLRVPLGEHGEKGGVPLSVIADVKLDQGPTSINRYDRERQATVAADLVGSAALGDATKKIYELPVMKSLPKGVKVSPSGDAESLNELSDGFATAITAGLMMVYAVLVLLFGTFLQPITILFSLPLSIGGAIAALLVTGKQLTTPVWIGILMLMGIVTKNAIMLVEFAIEAIHAGKTREDAMIDAGMKRARPIVMTTIAMVAGMTPSALAVGAGGEFRSPMALAVIGGLLFSTILSLVFVPAMFMVMDDIGVLFWRFGKRLIVHSEDAETADQHAASPPGAAPAEAAHASKKVAHPAE
- a CDS encoding efflux RND transporter periplasmic adaptor subunit, giving the protein MKATEYLKPAATVALIIALGVGYYLFEHRHRPEVKETPNQALVVVTKATNACFSDLVRVTGFFVPRREAVVVADQEGSRVTDVFVTEGAVVTDNQELARLTAPPQIPGQPARPGQQGPISLKAPAPGLVTEVRTIVGAPASPQAGPMFRIAVNGEIELDAQVPAVHMPKLSPGATVRISRDDAPDLIGRVRLVSPEIDRATQLGRVRISVTNNPSLKVGMFARASIDAKRSCGVAVPKTAIDHLTVQVVKGNTVETRKVRVGLTSDSSTEILEGLDVGEIVVADAGSSLHDGDQIKTVFADEIDRSRVR
- a CDS encoding OmpA family protein — its product is MRLAAKGLTAILSIFAIGTALSLAPSPVRAGDDGNSKNVSEDEIVRALAPPPKKPLTRGLSIGPQADPAPSAAETKLLQSVRGRATRSLSVTEREEIASVAKDKPNIDLEITFDYNSANISAKSLSSVQALGRALTSPDLKGSTFVVAGHTDAAGGEAYNQDLSERRADSIKRYLMEKYSIPAADLVTVGYGKSKLKDPSQPMAEVNRRVQVVNMENKTTASK
- a CDS encoding caspase family protein produces the protein MKIRFLFLLPLLVSLLPTAPSLAAGDRFALVIGNAKYPDADSPLKEPINDARDVADELKRDGFSVEIGENLTGDAMRRAFDKLYGKIKPGAVALVFFSGFGIQSARQSYMIPIDAQIWTESDVRRDGFSIETILGELNTRGAGVKIALIDASRRNPFERRFRSFSAGLTPVIAPNGTLVMYSAALASVVSDAGGDHSLFVQELLKEIRVPDLMAEETLNRTKMGVTRASRGEQVPWISSSLAEDFSFIPGAGGSRPTAATTPPPPAPPPAVVANNPPPAPPAPPSPPPPPKPPAEATVAPAPAPSAKPQVEAALPPPPPPVKPADPVATPSTSTDSGPSQALLADDPTIKGLTAKIAANPDDVNALYRRGQVYASKGAYDLAIKDFDGTLRINPKDVEALNNRCWTRTVVGDLQGALKDCNEALRLRPNFVDALDSRGLVNLKSGAVKNAIADFDAALKINPRLTSSLYGRGLAKQRNGSAQEGTLDIANAKAMDPNIVQEFASYGVR